The proteins below come from a single Mycobacterium parmense genomic window:
- a CDS encoding ferritin family protein: MTPLERPPGRKTYTRLATDRRIPTEYELTSTDLHYNFPRRFELPAGNAVVDWYHRNREGSSLQARDWDQFADPRRTTYRSYTQLQDGREGVVDGLLREVDDTAYDAQLADDWVRFLDRWYSPLRFPVHGLQMLAAYIAQMAPSSRITNCAAFQTGDEMRRVQRIAYRTVQLAGPPFDDEAAARQRAAWEEAAAFQPLRELIERALVAYDWGESFIVTNAVIKPRIDRLVNQELAGALATANGDPILTSIHFSLDEDARWHREWATALMRHIIDDNTANAEVVSGWIEKWSPLASEALVAFADVTADAPVPSDPSKVVARIAEQVSHELGAALGR; encoded by the coding sequence GTGACTCCGCTGGAACGGCCACCGGGCCGCAAGACCTACACCCGGCTCGCGACAGACCGGCGCATCCCCACCGAGTACGAGCTGACGAGCACCGACCTGCATTACAACTTTCCCCGGCGCTTCGAACTGCCGGCCGGCAACGCGGTTGTCGACTGGTATCACCGCAATCGCGAAGGCTCCTCCCTGCAAGCCCGCGACTGGGACCAGTTCGCCGACCCGCGCCGCACCACCTACCGGAGCTACACCCAGCTGCAGGACGGTCGCGAAGGCGTTGTCGACGGCCTGCTCCGGGAGGTCGACGACACAGCGTACGACGCCCAGCTAGCCGACGATTGGGTGAGGTTCCTCGACCGCTGGTACTCCCCGCTGCGCTTCCCCGTGCACGGGTTGCAGATGCTGGCCGCCTACATCGCGCAGATGGCGCCCTCATCCAGGATCACCAACTGCGCCGCCTTCCAGACCGGCGACGAGATGCGCCGGGTCCAGCGGATCGCTTACCGCACTGTGCAATTGGCCGGTCCCCCGTTCGACGACGAGGCCGCGGCGCGGCAGCGGGCGGCGTGGGAAGAAGCTGCCGCGTTCCAGCCGCTTCGCGAGCTCATCGAACGTGCGCTGGTCGCCTATGACTGGGGCGAGTCCTTCATCGTGACGAACGCGGTCATCAAGCCGCGGATCGACCGCCTTGTCAACCAGGAACTCGCCGGCGCGCTCGCGACCGCCAACGGCGATCCGATTCTGACGAGCATCCACTTCTCGCTCGACGAGGATGCTCGTTGGCATCGTGAGTGGGCCACGGCGCTGATGCGCCACATCATCGACGACAACACCGCCAATGCCGAGGTGGTGTCGGGCTGGATCGAGAAGTGGAGTCCGCTGGCGTCCGAGGCGCTGGTGGCCTTCGCCGACGTCACCGCTGACGCGCCGGTACCGTCCGACCCCAGCAAGGTGGTCGCCCGCATCGCCGAGCAGGTGTCGCATGAGTTGGGCGCTGCGCTGGGACGGTGA
- the clpB gene encoding ATP-dependent chaperone ClpB, with protein sequence MDVNKLTQKSQEALAEAQNLATRMGHIEVDGEHLLMALIDQPEGLVPRLLEQTGADTAALRADLERELNRRPKVSGPGVAPGQVSVTRRLAALLEAAEREAKRLKDEYVSVEHLVIALAEEGSASVAGRILASHGVTRESFLGALTKVRGNQRVTSASPEGAYEALEKYGRDLVAEGRAGKLDPVIGRDSEIRRVIQILSRKTKNNPVLIGDPGVGKTAIVEGLAQRIVRADVPEGLRDKTIFSLDMGLLVAGAKYRGEFEERLQAVLSEVKAGEGRILLFVDELHTVVGAGATEGSLDAGNMLKPMLARGELHMIGATTLDEYRKHIEKDAALERRFQTVLVDEPDVEDTISILRGLRERFEVFHGVKIQDAALVAAATLSHRYITDRFLPDKAIDLVDEACARLRTEIDSMPAELDEITRRVTRLEIEEAALAKETDAASKSRLGELRKELADLRAEADARHAQWDAERQAIRRVQELRGQLEQLRHEAEEAERNYDLNRAAELRYGQITELERKLQAAEEQLASKQGEKRLLRESVTEDEIAEIVAAWTGIPVARLQEGEREKLLRLDEILHERVIGQDEAVQLVADAVIRARSGIRDPRRPIGSFIFLGPTGVGKTELAKTLAAALFDSEDNMVRLDMSEYQERHTVSRLVGAPPGYVGYEEGGQLTEAVRRKPYSVVLLDEIEKAHADVFNTLLQVLDDGRLTDAQGRQVDFRNTVVIMTSNIGSHYLLEGVTADGEIKPDARDRVMAELRGHFRPEFLNRVDDIVLFAPLSMPQLERIVELQLAELRDRLAERDIELDITPEARRMIAEHGYDPVYGARPLRRYIAHEVETKIGRALLSGDIAGGGKIRVTADNGELAVAYSEPALAA encoded by the coding sequence GTGGACGTCAACAAGCTGACGCAGAAGTCACAGGAGGCATTGGCCGAAGCGCAGAACCTTGCGACCCGAATGGGTCACATCGAGGTCGACGGCGAACACCTGTTGATGGCGCTGATCGACCAGCCCGAGGGTCTCGTACCGCGGCTGCTCGAGCAGACGGGCGCCGACACAGCGGCCCTGCGGGCGGACCTGGAACGCGAGCTGAATCGTCGGCCGAAGGTAAGCGGCCCGGGCGTCGCGCCGGGTCAGGTGTCTGTCACCCGGCGCCTGGCGGCCCTGTTGGAGGCTGCCGAGCGAGAAGCCAAGCGGCTCAAGGATGAATACGTGTCGGTGGAGCACCTTGTCATCGCCCTCGCCGAGGAGGGTTCGGCGAGCGTCGCCGGAAGGATTCTGGCTTCCCATGGTGTTACGCGGGAATCGTTCCTCGGCGCGCTGACCAAGGTCCGCGGCAACCAGCGGGTCACGTCAGCGTCGCCGGAGGGGGCCTACGAGGCCCTGGAGAAGTACGGCCGCGACCTGGTCGCCGAGGGTCGCGCCGGCAAGCTGGACCCGGTGATCGGCCGAGACTCCGAGATCCGCCGGGTGATTCAGATCCTCAGCCGCAAGACCAAGAACAATCCGGTGCTCATCGGCGACCCGGGGGTCGGCAAGACCGCGATCGTGGAGGGCCTGGCCCAGCGGATCGTTCGTGCCGATGTCCCGGAAGGCCTGCGCGACAAAACCATTTTCTCCCTGGACATGGGTTTGCTGGTGGCAGGTGCGAAGTACCGGGGTGAATTCGAGGAACGACTGCAGGCGGTGCTGTCAGAGGTGAAGGCGGGCGAGGGTCGAATCCTGCTGTTCGTCGACGAGTTGCATACGGTGGTCGGCGCGGGGGCGACGGAAGGTTCCCTCGACGCCGGCAACATGCTCAAGCCGATGCTTGCCCGCGGTGAGCTGCACATGATTGGTGCAACCACGCTTGACGAGTACCGCAAGCACATCGAAAAAGACGCCGCGCTGGAGCGACGGTTCCAGACCGTGCTGGTCGACGAGCCCGACGTGGAGGACACAATCTCGATCCTGCGCGGCCTGCGCGAACGCTTCGAGGTGTTCCACGGCGTGAAGATTCAAGATGCCGCCCTGGTCGCGGCCGCGACGTTGTCGCATCGCTACATCACCGACCGCTTCCTGCCCGACAAGGCGATCGACCTGGTCGACGAGGCATGTGCGCGGCTTCGGACCGAAATCGACTCCATGCCAGCGGAGTTGGATGAGATCACCCGCCGGGTCACCCGGCTCGAGATCGAGGAGGCAGCGCTGGCCAAGGAGACCGACGCGGCCAGCAAGTCCCGTCTGGGGGAACTTCGCAAGGAGCTGGCCGATCTGCGAGCTGAGGCCGATGCCCGGCACGCGCAATGGGATGCCGAACGGCAGGCGATCCGGCGGGTACAGGAACTGCGCGGGCAACTCGAACAGCTTCGGCACGAGGCCGAGGAAGCCGAACGCAACTATGACCTCAACCGGGCGGCCGAGTTGCGGTACGGCCAGATCACCGAGCTGGAACGCAAACTGCAAGCGGCCGAAGAACAGCTGGCGTCCAAGCAGGGCGAAAAGCGGCTGCTGCGCGAGTCCGTCACCGAGGACGAGATCGCCGAAATCGTTGCGGCATGGACCGGCATCCCGGTCGCGCGACTGCAGGAGGGCGAGCGTGAGAAGCTGCTGCGGCTCGACGAGATACTGCACGAACGGGTGATCGGCCAGGACGAGGCGGTCCAGCTCGTCGCCGATGCCGTGATTAGGGCCCGCTCCGGAATTCGGGATCCGCGCCGCCCGATCGGCTCGTTCATCTTCCTCGGGCCCACCGGCGTCGGCAAGACCGAACTCGCGAAGACGCTGGCCGCGGCACTGTTCGACAGCGAGGACAACATGGTCCGGCTTGATATGAGCGAGTATCAAGAGCGGCACACAGTGAGCCGGTTGGTCGGTGCGCCACCCGGATACGTCGGCTACGAGGAGGGCGGCCAGCTCACCGAAGCGGTACGCCGCAAGCCCTACTCGGTGGTGCTGCTCGACGAGATCGAAAAGGCGCACGCCGACGTGTTCAACACCCTGCTGCAGGTGCTCGACGATGGCCGGCTCACCGATGCGCAGGGCCGTCAGGTCGACTTCCGCAACACGGTGGTCATCATGACCTCCAACATCGGATCGCACTACCTGCTCGAGGGCGTCACTGCGGACGGCGAGATCAAGCCCGACGCGCGCGACCGGGTGATGGCGGAGCTGCGCGGACACTTCCGGCCCGAGTTCCTCAACCGCGTCGACGACATCGTCTTGTTCGCTCCGCTGTCGATGCCGCAGCTCGAACGAATCGTCGAGTTGCAGCTGGCCGAGCTACGGGATCGGTTGGCGGAGAGGGATATTGAGCTCGACATTACCCCGGAGGCGCGCCGGATGATCGCCGAACACGGCTACGACCCGGTGTACGGGGCGCGTCCGCTGCGCCGTTACATCGCCCACGAGGTGGAGACCAAGATCGGTCGGGCGTTGCTGAGCGGCGACATCGCGGGCGGTGGGAAGATTCGGGTCACCGCGGACAACGGCGAACTCGCCGTTGCCTATTCGGAACCGGCTCTGGCGGCCTGA
- a CDS encoding ferritin family protein — translation MVLRRDDWLDLARKVNWTPRYVDEREMFPEELSGRPWLAHDAWRDWNETYRTTYREYVANQREKDAAVLGVRSALDKPHLFEGLDPGWVQLVKFHNGAVALVEYAGAIAELRMARFGRDSAWRMMSSLGALDEIRHTQIPLLIGHDMLAHDGNFDWTHKAFHTNEWVILAARHLFDDMFLAADAIDSAIQLNFVFETGFTNLQFMAMAAMADRAHHHLFEKTLASIQTDEARHAQIGHPVLRTLLENGSRERAQYLVDKMWWRCWRLFLALTGTAMEYLTPLDARTRSFKEFMKEWVTEQFMKNLAEFDLEKPWFWDLFVEELDYAHHSFQLGLYTYRTTLWFDVAMPDNSERAWLNAKYPDWEATYGPLWDRLERSWAAGGEANTLSYGLPALCNLCQLPALFVRPGRNTACTLEMNGRRYLFCSQPCRWIFRQESARFADHKSVVDRIVVGEAPGKLTDLHGWMGLDAPVETGKDLRRGLDPWRLDPIPTA, via the coding sequence ATGGTACTTCGACGAGACGACTGGCTCGACCTAGCCCGCAAGGTCAACTGGACACCCCGCTATGTCGATGAGCGGGAAATGTTTCCTGAAGAACTCAGCGGCCGGCCCTGGTTGGCACACGATGCTTGGCGCGACTGGAACGAGACTTACCGCACCACCTACCGCGAATACGTCGCAAACCAGCGCGAGAAAGACGCCGCAGTGCTCGGCGTGCGGTCGGCATTGGACAAACCACACCTCTTCGAGGGCCTCGATCCCGGCTGGGTGCAGCTGGTCAAGTTCCACAACGGTGCGGTTGCTCTCGTGGAATACGCCGGCGCGATCGCAGAGCTGCGGATGGCGCGGTTCGGTCGCGACAGCGCCTGGCGGATGATGTCGAGCCTGGGCGCGCTCGACGAGATCCGGCACACCCAGATCCCATTGCTGATCGGCCACGACATGCTGGCCCACGACGGCAACTTCGACTGGACACACAAGGCCTTCCATACCAACGAGTGGGTGATTCTGGCCGCCCGGCATCTGTTCGACGACATGTTTCTCGCGGCCGATGCGATCGACAGCGCGATCCAGCTCAACTTCGTGTTCGAGACCGGCTTCACCAACCTGCAGTTCATGGCGATGGCGGCGATGGCCGACCGTGCCCACCATCACCTGTTCGAGAAGACGCTGGCGAGCATTCAGACCGACGAGGCCCGCCACGCCCAGATCGGCCACCCGGTCTTGCGGACGCTACTCGAGAACGGTTCCCGGGAGCGGGCACAGTACCTCGTCGACAAGATGTGGTGGCGGTGCTGGCGGCTGTTCCTGGCGCTGACGGGAACCGCCATGGAGTACCTCACCCCACTCGACGCGCGGACCCGCTCGTTCAAGGAGTTCATGAAAGAGTGGGTGACCGAACAGTTCATGAAGAATCTCGCCGAGTTCGACCTCGAAAAGCCCTGGTTCTGGGACCTTTTCGTCGAAGAGCTCGACTACGCACACCATAGCTTCCAACTGGGGTTGTACACCTACCGCACCACGCTGTGGTTCGACGTCGCAATGCCTGACAATTCCGAGCGGGCGTGGTTGAACGCGAAGTACCCGGACTGGGAGGCGACCTACGGACCGCTGTGGGATCGGCTCGAGCGAAGCTGGGCGGCAGGCGGCGAGGCCAACACGCTGTCCTACGGGCTGCCCGCGCTGTGCAACCTCTGTCAGCTTCCGGCGCTGTTCGTCAGACCCGGGCGGAATACCGCGTGCACCCTGGAGATGAACGGCAGACGCTACTTGTTCTGCTCGCAGCCGTGCCGTTGGATCTTCCGGCAAGAAAGTGCCCGGTTCGCAGACCACAAGAGCGTGGTCGATCGGATCGTCGTGGGGGAGGCGCCGGGCAAGCTCACGGATCTGCACGGGTGGATGGGACTCGACGCGCCCGTCGAGACCGGCAAGGACCTACGGCGCGGACTGGATCCGTGGCGCCTCGATCCCATCCCGACGGCGTAG
- the dnaK gene encoding molecular chaperone DnaK has product MATAVGIDLGTTNSVIAAWQGGEPIVIPNAEGGRTTPSVVAFTENGERLVGQLARRQSIMNPKGTIYSAKRFIGRRFDEISEEAKAVSFDVVEGEGGAARFEVRGKQYAPEEISALVLRKLVDDASKFLGERVKEAVITVPAYFNDAQRNATKDAGRIAGLDVLRIINEPTAAALAYGLDKKGHETVLVFDLGGGTFDVSLLDVGDGVVEVRATAGDSHLGGDDFDRRLVDYLADEFQRENNIDLRKDPQALQRLFEAAEKAKVELSSVAQTQVNLPFITADASGPKHLTTTIMRSKFEDLTADLVERTMGPVKQAMSDAKVSANDIDEVILVGGSTRIPAVQALVRRLTGGKDPNMSVNPDEVVALGAAIQAGVLKGEVSDVLLLDVTPLSLGVETAGGLMTKIIERNTTIPARRSEVFTTAADNQPAVDVVVLQGERELARDNRVLGRFKLENIRPAPRGEPQIEVIFDIDANGILHVTARDKDTGAEQGITISEQSNLDKSEVERMLAEAEANRREDEQLRKAVEARNALDSAAYQVERRLAELGDSAAPHDRARAEMLIADARQAVKEDAPMDRVQSLTSELQQVLYGLQPMSSGGGNGQPTGDGQGSQVRDDDVVDAEFDRG; this is encoded by the coding sequence ATGGCAACAGCGGTAGGCATTGATCTCGGGACAACCAACTCGGTCATCGCCGCTTGGCAGGGCGGCGAACCGATCGTAATCCCCAACGCCGAAGGGGGGCGCACCACGCCCTCGGTGGTGGCGTTCACGGAAAACGGCGAGCGCCTGGTGGGGCAACTGGCTCGGCGCCAGTCGATCATGAACCCTAAGGGCACAATCTATTCGGCGAAGCGATTCATCGGCCGCCGCTTCGATGAGATCTCGGAGGAAGCCAAGGCGGTCAGCTTCGATGTCGTCGAGGGTGAGGGTGGCGCCGCTCGATTCGAGGTGCGCGGCAAGCAGTATGCACCGGAGGAGATCAGCGCACTGGTGCTGCGCAAGCTCGTCGACGATGCCAGCAAGTTCCTCGGTGAGCGGGTCAAGGAAGCGGTGATCACCGTTCCGGCCTATTTCAACGACGCCCAACGCAACGCCACCAAGGATGCCGGCCGCATCGCCGGCCTCGACGTGCTGCGCATCATCAACGAGCCCACGGCCGCGGCACTGGCCTACGGGCTGGACAAGAAGGGGCACGAGACGGTGCTCGTTTTCGACCTCGGCGGTGGCACGTTCGACGTCAGCCTGCTCGACGTGGGTGATGGGGTGGTCGAGGTGCGCGCCACCGCCGGTGATTCGCACCTGGGTGGCGATGACTTCGACCGCCGGCTCGTCGACTACCTCGCCGACGAGTTCCAGCGTGAGAACAACATCGATCTGCGGAAAGATCCGCAGGCGCTGCAGCGGCTGTTCGAGGCGGCCGAGAAAGCCAAGGTCGAACTGTCCTCGGTAGCGCAGACCCAGGTCAATCTGCCGTTCATCACCGCCGACGCCAGCGGACCGAAGCATTTGACCACGACGATCATGCGATCGAAGTTCGAGGACCTCACCGCGGACCTGGTTGAGCGAACGATGGGCCCGGTCAAGCAGGCGATGAGCGATGCCAAGGTGAGCGCGAACGACATCGACGAGGTGATCCTGGTGGGCGGTTCCACCCGGATCCCCGCAGTCCAGGCATTGGTCCGCCGGCTCACCGGCGGCAAGGACCCGAACATGAGCGTGAACCCCGACGAGGTCGTGGCGCTCGGCGCCGCGATCCAGGCCGGCGTGCTCAAGGGCGAGGTCTCCGACGTGCTGCTGCTCGACGTCACCCCATTGTCGCTGGGCGTGGAGACCGCCGGCGGGCTGATGACCAAGATCATCGAGCGCAACACCACCATCCCGGCACGGCGCAGCGAGGTGTTCACCACCGCCGCGGATAACCAGCCGGCCGTGGATGTGGTTGTCCTGCAGGGTGAACGGGAGCTCGCCAGGGACAACCGGGTACTCGGTCGATTCAAACTGGAGAACATCCGGCCGGCCCCCAGGGGCGAGCCGCAGATCGAGGTCATCTTCGATATCGACGCCAACGGAATCCTGCACGTCACGGCGCGCGACAAGGACACCGGTGCCGAGCAGGGCATCACCATCAGCGAGCAGTCGAACCTCGACAAAAGCGAGGTGGAGCGGATGCTCGCCGAGGCCGAGGCCAACCGCCGCGAGGACGAGCAACTGCGCAAGGCCGTCGAGGCGCGCAACGCGCTCGACTCGGCGGCTTACCAGGTGGAGCGCCGGCTTGCCGAACTGGGCGATTCGGCGGCCCCGCACGACCGAGCACGGGCCGAGATGCTGATCGCCGACGCGCGCCAAGCCGTCAAGGAAGATGCACCGATGGACCGAGTACAGTCGCTGACTTCCGAACTGCAACAGGTGCTTTACGGGTTGCAGCCCATGTCGTCCGGTGGTGGCAACGGTCAACCGACAGGCGACGGCCAGGGCTCTCAGGTGCGCGACGACGACGTGGTCGACGCCGAGTTCGATCGGGGCTGA
- a CDS encoding nucleotide exchange factor GrpE, which translates to MVSPAEHSKTKEDGGLVGESPPEAVGSQSDFDKERARLEDRWRRAVADLDNVRKRYASELDRERATERSRVAGAWLPVVDNLERAINHAGDRSDALLDGLRSILEHALQILEQLGYPRDAEAGVPFDPERHEVVDVVEHPDSTPGTVVEVLRPGYGEGSRQLRPAAVVVSRRGE; encoded by the coding sequence ATGGTAAGCCCCGCAGAACATTCCAAAACCAAAGAGGATGGTGGCCTAGTCGGCGAGAGTCCGCCAGAAGCCGTTGGGTCTCAATCTGATTTCGACAAGGAGCGCGCCCGGCTCGAGGACCGCTGGCGGCGCGCTGTCGCCGATCTGGACAATGTGCGCAAGCGGTATGCCAGCGAACTGGACCGCGAACGAGCAACGGAACGGTCCAGGGTGGCCGGCGCGTGGCTGCCCGTCGTCGACAACCTGGAGCGGGCGATCAATCACGCCGGCGACCGATCGGACGCGCTACTCGACGGCTTGCGGAGCATTCTCGAGCATGCACTGCAGATTCTGGAGCAGCTCGGCTACCCGCGCGATGCGGAGGCGGGAGTGCCCTTCGACCCCGAGCGTCACGAGGTGGTCGATGTGGTGGAGCACCCGGACAGCACGCCCGGGACGGTTGTCGAAGTGCTTCGACCGGGCTACGGCGAAGGTTCGAGACAACTGCGGCCGGCGGCCGTGGTGGTCAGCCGCCGCGGGGAGTGA
- a CDS encoding DnaJ C-terminal domain-containing protein, with amino-acid sequence MARDYYDVLGVSRDATADQIQRAFRTLARKYHPDVNKDPAAEERFKEVNEAYHVLSDPDTRKRYDRFGEDFRQVPEDWEERVGAGAGGFGGFQAGGPRPSGARVRYGQGFGGAGGINIEDLFGDMFAGSGGFGPIPGADQEAVLELTVEEAYRGGKRQISLDGRNYAVNIPAGVIDGQRIRLPGEGGRGSGDGPAGDLYLRVRIKPHPRFRLDGRDVIVDLPVSPWEGVLGTTVAIRTPGGEAKVKVPQGSSTGRRLRLRGEGMPNPRGAAGDLYAEIKVMVPSKPTARERELFEQLATESTFDPRRGR; translated from the coding sequence GTGGCCCGCGACTACTACGACGTGCTCGGGGTGTCGCGGGACGCGACCGCCGATCAGATTCAGCGGGCGTTCCGCACACTGGCCCGCAAATATCATCCCGACGTCAACAAGGATCCAGCGGCCGAAGAACGGTTCAAGGAGGTCAACGAGGCCTATCACGTGCTGTCGGATCCTGACACCCGCAAGCGCTACGACCGATTCGGCGAAGACTTCCGCCAGGTTCCCGAGGACTGGGAGGAACGGGTGGGCGCCGGCGCCGGCGGCTTCGGTGGCTTCCAGGCCGGAGGGCCCCGGCCCTCGGGCGCGCGGGTGCGCTACGGCCAGGGGTTCGGCGGTGCGGGGGGCATCAACATCGAAGACCTTTTCGGCGACATGTTCGCAGGCAGTGGAGGATTCGGGCCGATTCCGGGCGCCGACCAGGAAGCGGTACTGGAGCTGACCGTCGAGGAGGCCTATCGGGGCGGCAAACGGCAGATCTCACTGGATGGCCGCAACTACGCGGTGAACATTCCCGCCGGCGTCATCGACGGTCAGCGCATACGGTTGCCGGGAGAGGGCGGTCGAGGCAGCGGCGACGGACCGGCCGGAGATCTGTACCTGCGGGTGCGCATCAAGCCCCATCCCCGCTTCCGGCTCGACGGACGCGACGTTATCGTCGATCTGCCGGTGTCGCCGTGGGAGGGGGTGCTGGGGACCACGGTCGCTATTCGAACTCCCGGTGGCGAAGCGAAAGTCAAGGTGCCGCAGGGGTCGTCGACCGGTCGGCGGCTGCGGTTGCGTGGCGAAGGCATGCCCAACCCGCGCGGTGCCGCTGGCGACCTCTATGCGGAGATCAAGGTGATGGTGCCGTCGAAACCCACGGCGCGGGAACGCGAGCTGTTCGAGCAATTGGCAACGGAGTCCACGTTCGACCCGAGGAGGGGGCGATGA
- a CDS encoding MmoB/DmpM family protein → MSAAESAMSSGESVGPVLHATPFARTVISAIRDENEQVVVQDEGAYLRVLAPRICRLSRAGLEAATGVAVRFPGELEVVMSSFTGIMQLTEDDAVWRLAGEPS, encoded by the coding sequence ATGAGCGCGGCCGAAAGCGCTATGAGCTCGGGCGAAAGCGTTGGCCCAGTCCTGCACGCAACGCCGTTCGCGCGCACGGTCATCTCGGCCATCCGGGACGAGAACGAACAGGTGGTCGTTCAGGACGAGGGCGCCTACCTGCGCGTGCTGGCCCCTCGAATCTGCCGGCTGTCGCGGGCGGGGCTCGAGGCAGCGACGGGGGTCGCCGTCCGATTTCCGGGTGAGCTGGAGGTGGTGATGTCGTCGTTCACGGGCATCATGCAGCTGACCGAGGATGACGCGGTCTGGCGGCTCGCGGGTGAGCCGTCGTGA
- a CDS encoding chaperone modulator CbpM, with product MTASHYVLARRPGMRLDVFATRCALHPEMVRRLVALGLVACRQDARGELWFEPSALATVARIQRLRTGLGLNYAAIGLVLDLLDHIEELESVARRRRRTSPWTSTS from the coding sequence ATGACCGCCTCCCACTATGTCCTGGCGCGGCGGCCCGGAATGCGGCTCGACGTCTTCGCAACACGCTGCGCGTTGCATCCCGAAATGGTGCGCCGGCTGGTGGCGCTCGGCCTCGTCGCCTGCCGGCAGGATGCCCGCGGCGAGCTCTGGTTCGAACCGTCCGCGTTGGCGACGGTCGCCCGCATCCAGCGGTTGAGGACCGGTCTGGGACTCAACTACGCGGCGATCGGGCTGGTGCTCGACCTGCTGGACCACATCGAAGAGCTGGAATCCGTTGCTCGCCGAAGGAGGAGGACCTCACCGTGGACGTCAACAAGCTGA
- a CDS encoding MEDS domain-containing protein, giving the protein MSDTLDLGVTGIEAALGDHICGLYSNQLQRDQILLPFLEAGLAAGDKCICVVDGTDPKEVVAALDTGADAAKFVVDKQLEVIRAPDMYLRSGGFCANEVIGSWKAAMSDVMYDGRFDVVRAVETWSRRDVVPDMDELLMLESEMNRFLPLFPQVVVCLYDIDRFGSGIIVDLLKTHPRMLIGGMLVENPYYTSPDEFLHRAERGGSETADGEIDEAARWYFDETTGST; this is encoded by the coding sequence GTGTCCGATACCCTCGACTTGGGTGTCACGGGTATCGAAGCGGCGCTGGGCGACCACATCTGCGGCCTCTACTCCAACCAACTCCAGCGCGACCAGATCCTGCTCCCCTTCCTCGAGGCAGGTCTTGCGGCCGGCGACAAGTGCATCTGCGTCGTCGACGGGACCGATCCGAAAGAGGTGGTCGCGGCCCTCGACACTGGCGCGGACGCCGCGAAATTCGTGGTCGACAAGCAGCTCGAGGTCATCCGCGCGCCCGACATGTATTTGCGATCCGGTGGCTTTTGTGCCAACGAGGTGATCGGCTCCTGGAAGGCCGCCATGTCCGACGTCATGTACGACGGCCGGTTCGACGTGGTGCGGGCCGTGGAGACGTGGTCACGCCGTGACGTCGTTCCCGACATGGACGAACTCCTCATGCTCGAGTCCGAGATGAATCGATTCCTGCCACTGTTCCCCCAGGTCGTCGTGTGCCTGTACGACATCGATCGGTTCGGCAGTGGCATCATCGTCGACCTGCTGAAGACGCACCCTCGGATGCTGATCGGCGGAATGCTCGTCGAGAACCCCTACTACACGTCCCCCGACGAATTCCTTCACCGGGCGGAGCGCGGAGGTTCAGAGACCGCGGATGGCGAGATCGATGAGGCGGCGAGATGGTACTTCGACGAGACGACTGGCTCGACCTAG
- a CDS encoding Rieske 2Fe-2S domain-containing protein: MGVWLDAGTLDDVWEGEMCAVTLGAVDVLLCNVAGQVHAYQDRCPHLANPLSEGELQGNILTCAAHEWVFDAQTGNGVNPEDACLRRFPVRVDGDRILVHLGVVG; this comes from the coding sequence GTGGGCGTCTGGCTGGACGCCGGGACGCTCGACGATGTCTGGGAGGGCGAGATGTGCGCCGTCACCCTGGGCGCCGTCGACGTCTTGCTGTGCAACGTTGCGGGCCAGGTGCACGCCTATCAGGACCGGTGCCCTCACCTGGCCAATCCGCTTTCGGAGGGCGAACTCCAGGGGAACATCCTGACTTGCGCCGCCCACGAGTGGGTGTTCGACGCTCAAACCGGCAACGGAGTCAACCCCGAAGACGCGTGCCTGCGCCGCTTTCCGGTGCGGGTCGACGGCGACCGCATCTTGGTGCACCTGGGGGTGGTCGGATGA